Sequence from the Rutidosis leptorrhynchoides isolate AG116_Rl617_1_P2 chromosome 3, CSIRO_AGI_Rlap_v1, whole genome shotgun sequence genome:
GCCTCATGTTTATGTTTCAATAAGTAAACATAACCAAATCTACtgaaatcatcagtaaatgtaatgaagtatctttcaccatttcttgacatagttctaaaaggaccGCATACATCGGAATGTATAAGTCCCAAAAGATCCTTTGCTCTTTCTCCGGAACCGgagaaaggtgcctttgtcatctTCCCgcttaaacaagattcacatacatcaaatgactcagagttagttgattttaaaattccatCAGATTAGAGTTTggttatgcgtttcttgtttatgtgaccaagacgacaatgccatagataagtTTGATTCAAGTCATGCTTGGATCTTTTGGTGTTTATGTTATACATAgaactattattggatgaatcttgTATGTCAACTTCATATATGCCATTGTGAGGCCGTGCCTCAAAGTAAAAAACATCTTTATTGAAAACTGAAATATTACCATTAGGAAAAGCATACGAGTAACCAGATTCATACAAACGTGCAGCTGAAATAATGTTCCTAGTTAGACTAGGGATATaataacaattatttaatattaaatacagGCCATTTGGTAATAAAAGTTCATAAGTGCCTATTGCTACGACCGCAACATGTGCTCCGTTGCCAACATGCAATACCAAATCGCCTGGTTTCAGCTTCTTAATCTTTCTTAGTCCCTGCACATTattacaaatgtgagttccacaaccagtatcaaatacCCATGAATTACTAGAGAAAGCAAATAGTTCTATCATATAGATACCTGAGGTGCTATCATTGCTAGCCTTTGTCTTCTTCAGCTCTGCAAGGTAAGTCGGGCAGTTTCGCTTCCAATGACCAATTTCTCCACAATGGAAACAAGTGGCATCTTTGGTGGGTTTTTATTTCTTCTTGACAGAATCCTTTGGGACAAACTTTTTGCCTTTGTAGTTGCCCTGACTCTTAGGTTTGCCTTTACCTTTGCCTTTGGCTTGTGGCTTCTTGATTTTTCCTTCCCGAATCATGAGGACTTCAGAGGTTTTGGATGGAATATTCTTCTCGGCAGTCTTAAGCATTAAATGAAACTCCGAGATAGATTTCTCCAAATTGTTCATATTGTAGTTCAAGACGAACTGGTCATATGACTTTGGTAGTGAGTTGAGGATCAAGTCTATTGCCAACTCAGGACCAATGGAAGATCCAAGCCTCTCAAGTTGATCTATGTAGCTCTTCATTTTTAGAACATAAGAGCTTACAGATGTCCCCTCTGTCATCTTGCATGCGTGTAACGCTCTGACAGTTTCAAAGCATTGTTGCCTAGCTTGTTGCTGGAATATTTCCTTTAGCTGCTTAAGCATCTCAAAGGCATCATGATGTTCCAGGTCCTTTTGCAAGTCTGGAATCATGGTGGCTAACATGAGGCATGCTACCTCTGTGGAGTCATCCATATGCTTAGTCCAAGCATCTCGGATGCTCTTAGTGGCATTAGCAGGGGGTTCCTCGGGAACGGGTCCATCAAGTATATACGACTTCTTTTCgactttgagaacaattctcaaatTACAATACCAGTCTAAGAAGTTCGTATCATTGAGTTTTTCCTTCTCTAAGACAGATCTTAGAGAAAGGTGGTGAACGGGTATAGTTGCATTGGGtgacatctacaaaattaacaaagttcttttagtatttttaatatttgaTCCTTTAATAATTA
This genomic interval carries:
- the LOC139902503 gene encoding uncharacterized protein, with translation MSPNATIPVHHLSLRSVLEKEKLNDTNFLDWYCNLRIVLKVEKKSYILDGPVPEEPPANATKSIRDAWTKHMDDSTEVACLMLATMIPDLQKDLEHHDAFEMLKQLKEIFQQQARQQCFETVRALHACKMTEGTSVSSYVLKMKSYIDQLERLGSSIGPELAIDLILNSLPKSYDQFVLNYNMNNLEKSISEFHLMLKTAEKNIPSKTSEVLMIREGKIKKPQAKGKGKGKPKSQGNYKGKKFVPKDSVKKK